From Primulina tabacum isolate GXHZ01 chromosome 2, ASM2559414v2, whole genome shotgun sequence, one genomic window encodes:
- the LOC142524837 gene encoding putative phospholipid:diacylglycerol acyltransferase 2, which yields MASNIRWRKLIFLEPVKLSSDNEETKIDSTDVKEEKLKRNKQKKPHKQWRCIDSCFWIIGYLCTTWWLLLFLYNCLPANLPGLKVPEAPGVRLRSGGTTALHPVVLVPGIVTGGLELWEGRPCSDGLFRRRLWGGSFTEILKRPMCWLEHLSLDNETGLDPPGIRVRSVRGLVAADYFAPGYFVWAVLIKNLAHIGYEGKNLYMASYDWRLSFQNTETRDQTLSRLKSKIELMHVTNGNQKVVVVPHSMGVIYFLHFMKWVEAPAPMGGGGGPDWCSKHIKAIMNIGPAFLGVPKTVGSILSAESKDVALIRAMAPGLLDSKILGFQTLEHVMRVSRTWDSIISLLPKGGETIWGNMDWSPEEDYVCDSAKKRHPPQFETKGNNTDGQNIFQVPESTNYGRIISFGKSASELHSSELITIGSQKQVSLPNDTFTQTNAASCGKVWTEYDEVSRENVYQISENKVYTANTLLDLLRAIAPKMMKRAEAHFSHGIADDLDDPKYGHYKYWSNPLETKLPNAPDMEIYCLYGVGIPTERSYVYKLSPSSRCRSIPLQIDSSADGGHNGCLKGGVYFVDGDSTVPVLSSGFTCAKVWRGKTRFNPSGIATYLREYKHKAPANLLEGRGVESGAHVDIMGNVALIEDVLRVAAGASGVELGGDRIYSDIMKMSERINIRV from the exons ATGGCTTCAAATATTCGGTGGCGGAAGCTCATTTTTCTGGAACCTGTGAAATTGTCTTCGGATAATGAGGAAACGAAAATTGATAGTACCGATGTGAAGGAAGAGAAACTGAAaaggaataaacagaagaaacCTCACAAGCAATGGAGGTGTATAGATTCCTGTTTCTGGATTATTGGATACTTGTGTACTACTTGGTGGCTGTTACTGTTCCTGTACAATTGTTTGCCTGCAAATTTGCCGGGGCTTAAGGTCCCGGAAGCACCGGGGGTGAGGCTGAGAAGCGGCGGCACCACCGCGCTTCATCCGGTGGTTTTGGTCCCGGGTATTGTCACCGGCGGCCTCGAGCTTTGGGAAGGTAGGCCGTGCTCGGATGGCCTCTTCCGCAGGCGGCTGTGGGGCGGCAGCTTTACGGAAATTTTGAAGAG GCCTATGTGTTGGTTGGAGCATTTATCCTTGGACAATGAAACAGGGCTTGATCCACCTGGGATTCGGGTTCGATCTGTGCGGGGGCTTGTTGCGGCCGACTATTTCGCTCCGGGGTATTTTGTTTGGGCGGTTCTGATCAAGAACTTGGCGCATATTGGCTATGAGGGAAAAAATTTGTATATGGCATCTTATGATTGGAGACTATCTTTTCAAAATACGGAG ACGAGGGACCAAACGCTTAGTCGATTGAAGAGCAAAATCGAGCTTATGCATGTAACAAACGGCAACCAGAAAGTGGTGGTGGTGCCTCATTCAATGGGTGTAATCTATTTTCTCCACTTCATGAAATGGGTCGAAGCCCCTGCCCCTATGGGAGGCGGGGGTGGCCCTGATTGGTGTTCGAAGCACATAAAAGCGATAATGAATATCGGCCCAGCGTTTCTTGGGGTTCCAAAAACTGTCGGTAGCATATTGTCTGCCGAGAGCAAGGACGTCGCCCTTATAAG AGCTATGGCTCCTGGTCTCTTAGATTCTAAAATCCTCGGCTTTCAAACTCTAGAGCATGTCATGCGCGTATCTCGAACATGGGATTCGATAATTTCTTTGTTACCAAAAGGAGGAGAAACTATATGGGGTAACATGGATTGGTCTCCTGAAGAAGACTACGTTTGTGATTCAGCAAAGAAAAGGCATCCGCCACAATTTGAAACAAAAGGAAACAACACCGATGGGCAGAACATTTTTCAAGTACCGGAGTCGACAAACTATGGAAGGATAATCTCTTTTGGGAAGTCGGCATCAGAGTTACATTCGTCAGAGCTCATTACCATTGGTTCTCAG AAACAAGTGTCATTGCCGAATGATACGTTCACACAAACCAATGCAGCTTCGTGTGGGAAAGTATGGACCGAATACGATGAAGTAAGCCGCGAAAATGTCTACCAAATCTCGGAAAACAAAGTATATACTGCAAATACTTTGTTGGATCTGCTTCGTGCCATTGCTCCAAAGATGATGAAACGGGCTGAAGCTCACTTCTCACACGGTATAGCTGACGATCTTGATGATCCGAAATATGGCCATTACAAGTACTGGTCAAATCCACTTGAGACCAA ATTGCCCAACGCTCCGGATATGGAGATTTACTGTCTCTATGGAGTAGGAATTCCAACAGAGAGATCCTATGTCTACAAGCTCTCGCCCTCGAGCAGATGCCGAAGCATCCCTCTGCAAATCGACAGCTCCGCCGATGGAGGCCACAATGGTTGCTTGAAAGGCGGAGTGTACTTCGTGGATGGAGACAGCACTGTACCTGTTTTGAGTTCCGGTTTCACGTGTGCCAAAGTGTGGCGAGGAAAGACACGATTCAACCCCTCCGGCATAGCTACTTACTTGAGAGAGTACAAGCATAAAGCACCC